The window cttcaatacaacatctccaatgccctctatattgagttgtttgtcgtccgccaatctcaccttgccttgatatgaacggaaattcttcatcatgcttttgacatgagtagcatgaaacgaagctcccgaatccaaaatccaagactccatagaattttcaacactacataaaagtgcatcatcactttcttccgcagtcaagttcacacctttcaccggaccatttttacaattcctttgaaagtgtcctttttgattgcaaacccaacaaacagcttcacttctatctttcgatggatacctctttttagacttctttctacccttcttctcaccgcgatcaaatttcctaccacggttgtctgTACTTAACaaggaaccggatgtcgattcccccgagtttctcctacgagtatcttcaccaagaatcaaatcccttattccttcaaacgctagcttagtagttcccgtagagctactaactgcggtaaccgtacccgaccaactttccggtaatgatgaaagcaagattagtgcttttagttcatcatcaaacttaatctctaccgattcaagctttgaaacgatattattaaattcattgatatgatccattgcactcgtaccttccttcatctttgtattgaacaattgatgcatgagaaataccttattagaagcggtaggtttttcatacatgttagagagtgctttcaagcaagcaaacgtcgtcttctcattcacaacgttgtatgcaacgttcttagcaagtgagagacgaatagcgcccaaagcttgacgatccaaaagcgtccaatcggcatcgttcatgctttcaggcttggtttctaacaagggttggtgtagcttcttttgatacaagtaatcttcaatttgcatcttccaaaagccaaagtctctcccatcgaatcggttgattctaaacttcccgtcgtccgccatcgttcccttaacgaaaccttgtgctctgataccagttgtaaggatattaggacccaaaacaacgcaagtgattcaacaagatcactcaccgatagtaattctacaagattactaacccacttaatgaacgaaagattataaatgcaagaatgtaaatcgacacaagagataacgtggttatatgcaatcgttgtgattgctttagttcacggaccaactagagaatgtatttactgaatatttgtggtgtgtttacaatgagttacaagagggtctatttatagaatgatttaaggagtaagataaaaacaattccttgaagcttcatgtgagtttcctgacagcttcatggagactacatgtgagtttcctgacagcttcgtggaagctacatgtgaatttcctgacaacttcgtggaagctacatgtgagtttcctaacaacttcgtggaagctacatgtgagtttcctaacaacttcgtggaagcttcgtgtgagtttcctggaatcttccctctaattgtttaaagttctccatactcCAACAATTTGAACAAATCAAGGTGCTGATCACTCTCACTCGATTCATGCTATCGCCAACAAACAACACGTTGTACTACTACGTTGCATAACAGTCGTTATCGGCCCAAAAGTTGACCGCCATGACGTCACTCTCACTCGATTCATGCTCTCGCCAACAAACAACACGTTGTACTACTGCGTTGCGGCTAACATGACCTTTAGAAACCCGTACTCAAAATTAGTCGATATacattttgataaaattgatgccGACTTGATGTATCAAGGCCAGCGATTGGGGACGAAAGAGGTGTCGGGTATGTTTTCTTTACTGCCTAAGAACGAGAAAACAATTGGGAATGTGGTGTTAAGAGGCCAACGAGTTTTGCAATTGATTAATGGCGATGAGTACTTGGAATATGCATCGGAAAAAGAAAGTGGTGTTTATAAAATTGGTGTGAGGGTGAGAATCATGTTTTCGTCTAAAGCGATGTTGGTGAACGGGTTTCCACTCATGATTGAGGTTTTGTTTGATAATTTAGAGGTTCCATTGAATTTTGTAGGTGAGGTCTCATCTGCCATATGATATGTACGTATGAGGAATTACTAATTTTAGTAAGCCTTGATTTAATATTAGTTCTGAATGCAACTCTCTAAAGAGATTATTGTCTACGTATAAATAGTTTGGTTAACTTTTTGGTGTTTTGGATTTTTGTTGGTTATTAGttgatatatataatatttatcttGTGCCCAACACAAGAGAACAACATAATGGTATCTGGACGTTAATTTGTGTTTGAGAATTTGTAACTGATTGTGTGCACATGAACCAACAATAGTTGGCGAAAGACATCATTTGAACCGATCCAGGGTTGTTTTGTGGTAGTTTTTGCTGAATTTGAGCTGTTTAAGCTTCTGTTTAGAGTAGGAATGTTCATCGGTTTGGTTAAAACCGTTTAAACCGAAATTCAAGTCGAATCCAAGCCGAAAAATCCAAACCGAATTTGTAAAATGGTTTTCAGATCGACCGAAAACCGAATAAAAATTCGGTTTTCGATTCGCTTTTTTGATTTTGAAATTTCTAAATTTGGTTAACCAAAAACCGAATATAAAACCGAATTCGATTTAgacattattaaataaatatatcaagttattaatattattgtaaaatGTTTACTCGAATTTGAAAttgtatttaaattattaattcatATTTTTTCTAATTTCTTTCTTTTCACATTCTTATACATGTAGCCAGCTCAAATTGATTTTCTCTTGGTTATTGATTTTGTTTATTTTCTTGATATAATATGTATTGTATTATGAAATTTTATAAGCTTATTGTATTTTGTAAATTTGTATATGTAcattcgattatatatatattagtttagtatgATATATTACAAAGTTAATATGATAATGTTTGTTCATCTCGTACGGaaaaagtaaaaaaatgattttcaaagttaaattcggttttaaccgaaaccaaaccaaattcaaattcggttttcggtttggtttcggtttcggttttgatatttgaattagctttcggtttggttttcggttttgattataaaggtttcaaaaccgaaaaaaccgAGCCTAATAATCCGAAAAactgaaaaccgaaccgatgaacaccccctaGTTTAGAGCAGCAGGTAACAATAGAATGTCATGTCTTTGTGACTCAATTTGAAAGTTGTTTTATTCCGTTTAAAGATGTATCTTATTCTGTTAGAAAGCTTAACGAGTATACTTTCTAATGAAATAATCCTCAAGATCTAATTAAAAGTTTAAGTATATCAAATTACTATAGATAGATATCTATAGGTATGTAAGCTTTGTTGATTTCTGAAGTTTGTGGAAATCTAAAGTTGTGAACATGCTGGCCAAAATCACTGCTCTCTAGGATATGTCCTGAGAACCTCGAATCTGCATTGATTATTCAAAAGTCAATGTTACTAATGCAAAGAGCTTTctaaaaattgaaatggaaaaaCATTTAAATCCGTGGACATATACGCTAGCAAAATACTGGAACAAGAAGAAAGATTGGTGAGTAGTAGCTATGGGTGACAAAAGATCCGTGGATATATACACGGACGTTTGCAGAGAAGGAAGAGGGGAAGGACTGATGATCAAGGCAGCAGACGTGTTGAAGACGATAGAGAAATGCATCAAGACTTTCAAGTCATTTATCGACAGGTGATTAAACTCGTATTGACAGAAAAAAAAGTCAATAACTGAGGTGTAGAAAGATACTAATTTGAATTGATCCGAGGGGGAAGACAAGATGGTTGGTTGAGAAGAGAAGGCAAAAATAATGGAAGATGGCCAAAAGAAATTGATGATCAAAAGAGATAGATGACATAAAGATCAACAATGACAGAATCACACAGTTATTAAACGCTTTTTCGTATTAACTTCTATGCAACATCTTTCGTCTTTAATCTAATATTTCAAGATTATATTTCCCAGTTAACTGATAATCCTATAAGATCTAGCAGATAAATGACGTCAGTTTTCTTTGTGCACGTGTGACATAATCAATTACGTAGTACCATGAACTACAGAATAGAAAGATTTAATCATGTTTAGCCTATAGAGTGTAAATTGATATCCAAAAGATCTATGACATAAATAATGTTTTTCTGTTAACTGAGTATCAATTACACAATACACTACAAGATATTGAAGCTCAAACGAGCGACTCAAAAGCCAAACTTTTAcagaaaggtaaaaaaaaaaaaaaaataaataaataaataaaaaataaaaaaataaaaaagtataTAATCTTAGTGTGTATATGGAACTCGTGTTTCCCGATCAAACTGCAAATTAGACAAACTAGAAAAAATTTCCGCAAAACCTTTCGAAAGGCTGCCTTCTACAGCGCAAGCGGATTTAGATGAACCCAATTGGCTACTTTGTTTAATGTTCTCCATAGAATCATCATAAGTGGGATTTGTCACTAAATCAGTGTGCCTCCTCTTGCAAACTGTAATGGCATTAAATTTAGTGATATCTTGGTCTTGTAAATCCTCGCCCAACTTCCGTTTTACACCCGGAAAGATTTTCATACCTGCAACAACGAGAGAGAGAACGTTAACCGTCAGATCAG of the Rutidosis leptorrhynchoides isolate AG116_Rl617_1_P2 chromosome 5, CSIRO_AGI_Rlap_v1, whole genome shotgun sequence genome contains:
- the LOC139848900 gene encoding putative syntaxin-24 → MTFRNPYSKLVDIHFDKIDADLMYQGQRLGTKEVSGMFSLLPKNEKTIGNVVLRGQRVLQLINGDEYLEYASEKESGVYKIGVRVRIMFSSKAMLVNGFPLMIEVLFDNLEVPLNFVGEVSSAI